The Leucobacter sp. UCMA 4100 genome window below encodes:
- the rpoC gene encoding DNA-directed RNA polymerase subunit beta': protein MLEGTSFNELQIRLATAEDIRGWSYGEVKKPETINYRTLKPEKDGLFGEQIFGPSRDWECACGKYKRVRYKGIICERCGVEVTKSSVRRERMGHIELAAPVTHIWYFKGVPSRLGYLLDMAPKDLEKVIYFAAYMVINIDEEGRHEDMAGLEQELKQELKALESERDITIAELMQQAEKDLAALEAEGAKADQKRRAEQSAKKEATAVRAQFDNEINLIKQVWEDFRNLKVGDLKPEDAAFVELMDRYGDYFDAHMGAEAIKRRLESFDLQSESEDLLLQIAEGKGQKKIRAIKRLKVVNSFLQTGANPASMVLDVVPVIPPELRPMVQLDGGRFATSDLNDLYRRVINRNNRLRRLLDLGAPEIIVNNEKRMLQEAVDALFDNGRRGRPVTGTGNRALKSLSDMLKGKQGRFRQNLLGKRVDYSGRSVIVVGPQLKLHQCGLPKQMALELFKPFAIKRLIDLGHAHNIKAAKRMVERARSEVWDVLEEIIRERPVMLNRAPTLHRLGIQAFEPQLVEGKAIQLHPLVCAAFNADFDGDQMAVHLPLSVEAQAEARVLMLASNNILKPSDGRPVTLPSQDMIIGLHHLTTVKPGSAGEGRAFSSIAEAILAFDQGTLDLGAMAKIRIEGYAGKDREIQTKPVLVETSLGRAIFNEALPADYPYFESVADKGALSTLVNDLAERYPKVEVAATLDRIKDAGFYWATRSGVTVALSDIVTPSNKQEIISSYESKAADVQKKFDKGMITDAERRADLVDIWTKATDDVADAMKDAFPVDNTIFRMVTSGARGNWLQIRNIAGMRGLVNNPKGEIIPRPIVSSYREGLSVAEYFIATHGARKGLADTALRTADSGYLTRRLVDVSQDVIIREEDCGTTRGLDLVIAATNESGELVRDENVENSVYARTLAADATNGSGDVVANAGEDVGDVLIDKLVAGGVTEIKVRSVLTCESAVGVCAVCYGRSLATGQRVDIGEAVGIIAAQSIGEPGTQLTMRTFHTGGSASADDITQGLPRVQELFEARTPKGASPIAEAAGRVTIEDTDKSRRVILVPDDGTEERNYPVLKRATLLVEDGDHVEIGQPFIAGTLDPKDVLQVGSTEEGKHIPGERAVQKYLVEGVQGVYRSQGVPIHDKHIEVIVRQMLRKVTVVDHGETELLPGALVDRSRYQTLNREAVLEGKRPATARPEVMGITKASLATESWLSAASFQETTRVLTQAAMEGSKDPLIGLKENVIIGKLIPAGTGLDAYRNVTVEATDEAKEERYPSRFYAEAGQFDEGDLSFVEFDTFIGDDFTQTGDLN from the coding sequence TTGCTCGAAGGAACGAGTTTTAACGAGCTTCAGATTCGTCTCGCGACCGCTGAAGATATTCGTGGTTGGTCGTATGGCGAGGTTAAGAAGCCCGAAACGATTAACTACCGTACGCTCAAGCCAGAGAAAGACGGCCTGTTCGGCGAACAGATCTTTGGTCCCAGCCGCGACTGGGAGTGCGCGTGTGGCAAGTACAAGCGCGTGCGTTACAAGGGCATCATCTGTGAGCGCTGTGGCGTTGAAGTAACCAAGTCGAGCGTTCGTCGTGAGCGCATGGGCCACATCGAGCTCGCCGCTCCCGTGACCCACATCTGGTACTTCAAGGGTGTCCCAAGCCGGCTTGGCTACCTGCTCGACATGGCGCCGAAAGACCTCGAGAAGGTCATTTACTTCGCCGCGTACATGGTCATCAACATTGATGAAGAAGGCCGCCACGAAGACATGGCAGGCCTCGAGCAGGAGCTCAAGCAGGAGCTGAAGGCACTCGAGAGCGAGCGCGATATCACGATCGCCGAGCTCATGCAGCAGGCTGAGAAAGACCTCGCTGCGCTTGAGGCTGAGGGTGCAAAGGCCGACCAGAAGCGTCGTGCAGAGCAGTCAGCCAAAAAAGAGGCCACCGCGGTGCGCGCTCAGTTCGACAACGAGATCAATCTCATCAAGCAGGTGTGGGAAGACTTCCGCAACCTGAAGGTGGGCGACCTCAAGCCTGAAGACGCAGCATTCGTTGAGCTCATGGATCGCTACGGTGATTACTTTGACGCGCACATGGGTGCAGAGGCGATTAAGCGTCGCCTCGAGAGCTTCGACCTGCAGTCAGAGAGCGAAGACCTGCTGCTGCAGATCGCCGAGGGCAAGGGCCAGAAGAAGATCCGCGCGATTAAGCGTCTCAAGGTCGTGAACTCGTTCTTGCAGACCGGCGCGAACCCCGCTTCGATGGTGCTCGACGTTGTTCCCGTTATTCCGCCTGAGCTTCGCCCCATGGTGCAGCTTGACGGTGGCCGCTTCGCGACCTCTGACCTGAACGACCTCTACCGTCGTGTGATCAACCGCAACAACCGTCTGCGCCGTCTGCTCGATCTCGGTGCGCCCGAGATCATCGTGAACAACGAGAAGCGCATGCTGCAGGAAGCGGTCGACGCGCTGTTCGACAACGGCCGTCGCGGCCGCCCCGTGACAGGCACCGGTAACCGTGCTCTGAAGTCACTCTCTGACATGCTCAAGGGCAAGCAGGGTCGTTTCCGTCAGAACCTGCTCGGTAAGCGTGTTGACTACTCTGGCCGTTCGGTGATCGTTGTGGGCCCGCAGCTGAAGCTGCACCAGTGTGGCCTGCCGAAGCAGATGGCGCTTGAGCTCTTCAAGCCGTTCGCTATTAAGCGTCTCATCGACCTCGGTCACGCACACAACATCAAGGCTGCAAAGCGCATGGTTGAGCGTGCCCGTTCAGAGGTTTGGGACGTGCTCGAAGAGATCATTCGCGAGCGTCCCGTGATGCTGAACCGTGCACCAACCCTGCACCGCCTCGGTATTCAGGCGTTTGAGCCGCAGCTCGTTGAGGGTAAAGCAATTCAGCTGCACCCCCTCGTGTGTGCCGCCTTTAACGCTGACTTCGACGGTGACCAGATGGCAGTTCACCTGCCGCTGTCGGTTGAAGCACAGGCAGAGGCACGCGTGCTCATGCTCGCTTCGAACAACATTCTGAAGCCTTCAGATGGTCGCCCCGTGACCTTGCCTTCGCAGGACATGATCATCGGTCTGCACCACCTCACCACGGTGAAGCCAGGCTCAGCCGGCGAGGGCCGCGCATTCTCGTCGATCGCCGAGGCAATCCTTGCGTTCGATCAGGGAACGCTCGACCTGGGTGCCATGGCCAAGATCCGCATCGAGGGCTACGCGGGCAAGGATCGCGAGATCCAGACGAAGCCTGTTCTCGTTGAGACGAGCCTCGGCCGCGCAATCTTCAACGAAGCATTGCCAGCCGACTACCCGTACTTCGAGAGCGTCGCCGACAAGGGTGCGCTGTCAACGCTCGTGAACGACCTCGCTGAGCGTTACCCGAAGGTTGAAGTTGCTGCAACGCTTGACCGTATTAAAGATGCGGGCTTCTACTGGGCAACTCGCTCGGGCGTAACCGTCGCGCTGTCTGACATCGTGACGCCGTCGAACAAGCAGGAAATCATCTCGTCATACGAGTCGAAGGCCGCTGACGTTCAGAAGAAGTTTGACAAGGGTATGATCACTGACGCTGAGCGTCGTGCCGACCTCGTCGACATCTGGACCAAGGCAACCGACGATGTTGCTGACGCTATGAAAGACGCGTTCCCCGTTGACAACACCATCTTCCGCATGGTGACCTCGGGTGCTCGTGGTAACTGGCTGCAGATTCGTAACATCGCCGGTATGCGTGGCCTCGTGAACAACCCGAAGGGTGAGATTATCCCTCGCCCCATCGTGTCGTCGTACCGTGAGGGCCTCTCGGTTGCCGAGTACTTCATTGCGACGCACGGTGCGCGTAAGGGCCTTGCCGATACCGCTCTGCGTACCGCTGACTCGGGTTACCTCACGCGTCGTCTCGTCGACGTCTCACAGGACGTCATCATTCGCGAAGAAGACTGTGGCACGACCCGCGGTCTCGACCTCGTGATCGCAGCGACCAATGAGTCGGGCGAGCTCGTTCGCGATGAGAACGTCGAGAACTCGGTATATGCACGTACCCTCGCGGCTGACGCCACGAACGGTTCAGGCGACGTTGTCGCAAACGCTGGCGAAGACGTTGGTGACGTGCTCATCGACAAGCTCGTCGCAGGCGGCGTGACCGAGATCAAGGTTCGCTCAGTACTCACCTGTGAGTCGGCGGTTGGCGTGTGCGCGGTCTGCTATGGTCGTTCACTCGCAACCGGCCAGCGTGTTGACATTGGCGAAGCCGTTGGCATTATCGCTGCTCAGTCAATTGGTGAGCCGGGTACCCAGCTGACGATGCGTACCTTCCACACCGGTGGTTCGGCATCGGCAGACGATATTACCCAGGGTCTGCCTCGTGTCCAGGAGCTCTTCGAAGCACGTACCCCGAAGGGTGCGTCACCGATCGCTGAGGCCGCAGGCCGCGTCACCATCGAAGACACCGACAAGAGCCGTCGCGTTATTCTTGTTCCCGATGACGGAACGGAAGAGCGTAACTACCCAGTGCTCAAGCGTGCAACCCTGCTCGTTGAAGATGGCGATCACGTTGAGATCGGTCAGCCCTTCATCGCAGGTACCCTTGACCCGAAGGACGTGCTGCAGGTTGGCTCGACCGAGGAAGGCAAGCACATTCCTGGCGAGCGTGCGGTGCAGAAGTACCTCGTTGAGGGCGTGCAGGGCGTTTACCGTTCACAGGGTGTGCCGATTCACGATAAGCACATCGAGGTCATCGTGCGCCAGATGCTGCGCAAGGTTACCGTCGTTGACCACGGCGAGACCGAGCTGCTCCCGGGCGCGCTTGTCGACCGTTCGCGTTACCAGACCCTCAACCGCGAGGCCGTTCTCGAGGGCAAGCGCCCCGCAACGGCTCGTCCCGAGGTCATGGGTATCACGAAGGCCTCACTCGCAACCGAGTCATGGCTCTCGGCCGCATCGTTCCAGGAGACCACTCGCGTGCTGACGCAGGCGGCGATGGAAGGATCGAAGGATCCGCTCATCGGTCTCAAGGAGAACGTCATCATCGGTAAGCTCATTCCGGCAGGTACCGGTCTCGATGCATACCGCAACGTGACGGTTGAGGCGACCGACGAGGCGAAGGAAGAGCGCTACCCAAGCCGTTTCTACGCCGAGGCCGGCCAGTTCGACGAGGGTGACCTCTCGTTCGTCGAGTTCGACACCTTCATCGGTGACGACTTCACGCAGACGGGCGACCTGAACTAG
- the rpoB gene encoding DNA-directed RNA polymerase subunit beta → MAAARNASSTNRPKNSRENSRVSFAKVSDTIEVPNLLALQLENFDWLVGNDAWKERLAEAQAEGRDDVATLNGLEEIFEEISPIEDAAGTMQLSFENPILDEQKYTIDECKERGKTYSAPLYVEAAFYNTETQVLKSQTVYMGDFPIMTDKGTFIINGTERVIVSQLVRSPGVYFERTPEKNSDKDLFTARVIPSRGAWLEFEIDKRDQVGVRIDRKRKQSVTVFLKALGMTEDEIREEFAGYESIELTLAKDGNIETQEDALKDIYRKQRPGEQVAIEAARALLDNSFFNDKRYDLAKVGRYKINRKLGLELPITESVLTLEDIISTIKYLVGLHAGTESLPGSRNGEVVDIRLDVDDIDHFGNRRIRAVGELIQNQMRTGLSRMERVVRERMTTQDIEAITPNTLINTRPVLAAIKEFFGTSQLSQFMDQNNPLAGLTNKRRLSALGPGGLSRDRAGVEVRDVHPSHYGRMCPIETPEGPNIGLIGALATFARINSFGFIETPYRRIENGKATDQIDYLTAHEEDEFLIAQAGAELSDDGHFAEPQVLARPRGSEVVLVDSDQVDYMDVSPRQMVSVATSLIPFLEHDDANRALMGANMQRQAVPLVRSESPIVGTGMESYAAIDAGDVIVAEKPGVVTEVSADAVTVLNDDAGSRTYYLRKFNRSNQGTNYNHRVIVKLGERVEKGQALADGPATENGELALGKNLLVAFMPWEGHNFEDAIILSQNLVKDDTLSSIHIEEYDVDARDTKLGKEEITRDLPNASMEALKDLDERGIIRIGAEVQPGDILVGKVTPKGETELSAEERLLRAIFNEKSREVRDTSLKVPHGVSGTVISVKVFDAENDDDELGSGVNQRVVVYIAQKRKITEGDKLAGRHGNKGVISKILPVEDMPFLPDGTPVDVILNPLGIPGRMNFGQVLETHLGWIAKQGWKVEGTPEWAGRLADDALDVAPNTKVATPVFDGATEAEISGLLDSTLPTRDGERMVNSSGKARLFDGRSGEPFPYPVAVGYMYILKLHHLVDDKIHARSTGPYSMITQQPLGGKAQFGGQRFGEMEVWALEAYGAAYALQELLTVKSDDILGRVKVYEAIVRGENIPEAGVPESFRVLMKEMQSLCLNVEVLGADGNAVSLRDNDDEAHRAAEELGISLSTRFEASSADEI, encoded by the coding sequence TTGGCTGCTGCGCGCAACGCATCTTCCACAAACCGACCCAAGAACTCGCGTGAAAATTCACGCGTTTCGTTCGCTAAGGTTTCTGACACTATTGAGGTTCCTAACCTGCTGGCTCTCCAGCTTGAGAACTTCGACTGGCTTGTCGGCAACGACGCTTGGAAAGAGCGTCTTGCCGAGGCCCAAGCCGAGGGGCGCGACGATGTCGCAACGCTGAACGGGCTCGAAGAGATCTTTGAAGAGATCTCACCGATTGAAGATGCTGCTGGCACCATGCAGCTCTCATTCGAGAACCCCATTCTCGACGAGCAGAAGTACACGATCGACGAGTGCAAGGAGCGGGGTAAGACCTATTCGGCGCCACTCTACGTCGAGGCTGCCTTCTACAACACCGAGACGCAGGTTCTGAAGAGCCAGACGGTCTACATGGGTGATTTCCCCATCATGACCGACAAGGGCACCTTCATCATCAACGGCACCGAGCGCGTCATTGTTTCGCAGCTCGTACGTAGCCCCGGTGTGTACTTCGAGCGCACTCCAGAGAAGAACAGCGATAAAGACCTCTTTACCGCGCGCGTCATCCCGAGCCGTGGTGCATGGCTCGAGTTCGAGATCGACAAGCGCGACCAGGTTGGCGTGCGCATTGACCGCAAGCGCAAACAGTCGGTAACGGTCTTCCTGAAGGCCCTCGGCATGACCGAAGACGAGATTCGTGAGGAGTTCGCGGGTTACGAGTCGATCGAGCTCACGCTTGCCAAGGACGGCAACATCGAGACGCAGGAAGATGCTCTGAAGGACATCTACCGCAAGCAGCGCCCAGGCGAGCAGGTTGCGATTGAGGCTGCCCGCGCGTTGCTCGACAACAGCTTCTTTAACGACAAACGTTACGACCTGGCAAAGGTCGGCCGCTACAAGATCAACCGTAAGCTCGGTCTTGAACTGCCTATCACTGAGTCGGTGCTTACGCTCGAAGACATTATCTCGACGATCAAGTACCTCGTAGGCCTGCACGCAGGCACCGAGTCGCTTCCTGGTAGCCGTAACGGCGAGGTCGTTGACATCCGTCTCGACGTCGATGACATTGACCACTTCGGTAACCGTCGTATTCGTGCGGTTGGCGAGCTCATCCAGAACCAGATGCGCACCGGCCTTAGCCGTATGGAGCGCGTTGTTCGCGAGCGCATGACGACCCAGGACATCGAGGCGATCACGCCGAACACCCTGATCAATACGCGCCCTGTGCTCGCTGCGATCAAGGAGTTCTTCGGTACTTCGCAGCTCTCGCAGTTCATGGACCAGAACAACCCGCTCGCGGGTCTGACGAACAAGCGCCGTCTCTCGGCTCTCGGCCCTGGCGGTCTCTCGCGTGACCGTGCGGGTGTTGAAGTTCGTGACGTTCACCCATCGCACTACGGCCGTATGTGCCCGATTGAGACTCCTGAGGGCCCGAACATTGGCCTTATCGGTGCGCTCGCGACGTTCGCGCGCATCAACTCATTTGGTTTCATCGAGACCCCGTACCGCCGCATTGAAAACGGCAAGGCAACCGACCAGATTGATTACCTCACCGCGCACGAAGAAGATGAGTTCCTCATCGCTCAGGCCGGTGCTGAACTCAGCGACGACGGTCACTTCGCCGAGCCACAGGTGCTTGCACGCCCCCGTGGCTCTGAGGTGGTTCTCGTTGATTCAGACCAGGTCGACTACATGGACGTTTCACCGCGCCAGATGGTGTCGGTTGCGACCTCACTCATTCCCTTCCTCGAGCATGACGATGCGAACCGTGCCCTCATGGGCGCGAACATGCAGCGACAGGCCGTTCCCCTCGTGCGCTCAGAGTCGCCGATCGTCGGTACGGGTATGGAGAGCTACGCAGCGATCGATGCCGGTGACGTGATTGTCGCCGAGAAGCCCGGTGTTGTCACCGAGGTTTCGGCTGACGCCGTGACCGTGCTGAACGACGACGCTGGCTCACGCACGTACTACCTGCGCAAGTTCAACCGCTCGAACCAGGGAACGAACTATAACCACCGTGTGATCGTCAAGCTTGGCGAGCGCGTGGAGAAGGGCCAGGCTCTCGCCGACGGTCCAGCAACCGAGAATGGCGAGCTCGCACTCGGTAAGAACCTGCTCGTGGCATTCATGCCGTGGGAAGGCCACAACTTCGAGGATGCGATCATCCTCAGCCAGAACCTCGTGAAAGACGACACGCTCTCATCGATTCACATCGAAGAGTACGACGTTGATGCTCGTGACACGAAGCTCGGTAAAGAAGAGATCACTCGTGACCTGCCGAACGCATCGATGGAGGCCCTGAAGGACCTCGACGAGCGTGGCATCATTCGTATCGGCGCTGAGGTTCAGCCCGGCGACATTCTCGTTGGTAAGGTCACGCCGAAGGGCGAGACCGAGCTCTCGGCTGAGGAGCGCCTCCTGCGCGCCATCTTCAACGAGAAGAGCCGTGAGGTTCGTGACACGTCACTCAAGGTGCCTCACGGTGTCTCAGGTACGGTCATCTCGGTGAAGGTCTTTGACGCAGAGAACGACGACGACGAGCTTGGCTCGGGCGTCAACCAGCGCGTCGTGGTCTACATCGCTCAGAAGCGTAAGATCACTGAGGGCGACAAGCTCGCTGGCCGCCACGGTAACAAGGGCGTCATCTCGAAGATTCTTCCCGTTGAAGACATGCCCTTCCTGCCCGACGGTACTCCCGTTGACGTCATCCTGAACCCCCTCGGTATCCCGGGCCGAATGAACTTCGGTCAGGTTCTCGAGACTCACCTTGGCTGGATCGCGAAGCAGGGCTGGAAGGTCGAAGGAACGCCCGAGTGGGCTGGCCGCCTCGCTGACGACGCGCTCGATGTTGCGCCCAACACGAAGGTTGCGACCCCCGTGTTCGACGGTGCGACTGAGGCCGAGATCTCAGGTTTGCTCGACTCGACCCTGCCTACCCGCGATGGTGAGCGCATGGTGAACTCGAGCGGCAAGGCGCGACTCTTTGACGGTCGCTCAGGCGAGCCCTTCCCGTACCCGGTTGCTGTTGGCTACATGTACATCCTGAAGTTGCACCACTTGGTCGACGACAAGATTCACGCTCGTTCAACCGGTCCGTACTCGATGATTACGCAGCAGCCGCTCGGTGGTAAAGCACAGTTCGGTGGCCAGCGCTTCGGTGAGATGGAGGTGTGGGCACTCGAGGCTTACGGTGCCGCATACGCACTGCAGGAGCTGCTCACGGTTAAGTCTGATGACATTCTCGGTCGTGTGAAGGTCTACGAGGCCATCGTTCGCGGCGAGAACATTCCTGAGGCGGGCGTTCCCGAATCGTTCCGAGTGTTGATGAAAGAGATGCAGTCGCTCTGCTTGAACGTTGAGGTGCTTGGTGCCGACGGTAACGCCGTCAGCCTGCGCGACAACGACGATGAGGCACACCGTGCCGCAGAAGAGCTCGGCATCAGCCTTTCAACCCGTTTTGAAGCTTCGTCGGCTGACGAAATCTAA
- a CDS encoding phosphatase PAP2 family protein: protein MNYSAPPDHETPNRQMRSLSVKPWIIGALLVVPVAAALWFAFGSTAPLPFDEWWHERIAAKPHSATFSVANVLHVFGSTKSMAVVAAVLTMLLIVLRRWREAATIATTMIGVLVIVVTLKFTVERPRPVNMLVEQGGTSFPSGHSLAVAALFTSITCIFVVHSRKKRTFTVPLVVTIAAVPLMMWSRTVLNVHWLSDTLCGALFGIALALVVARALLRVPEETVLAPGEQPRQIA, encoded by the coding sequence ATGAATTATAGCGCCCCACCCGACCACGAGACACCAAACCGTCAGATGCGAAGCTTGAGCGTGAAACCGTGGATCATCGGCGCGCTGCTCGTCGTTCCCGTCGCAGCGGCCCTCTGGTTTGCTTTTGGCTCGACCGCGCCTCTGCCCTTTGACGAGTGGTGGCACGAGAGAATCGCCGCGAAGCCGCACTCGGCAACCTTTAGCGTCGCGAACGTGCTGCACGTGTTCGGCAGCACCAAGAGCATGGCAGTCGTCGCCGCGGTGCTCACGATGCTCCTCATTGTCTTACGTCGATGGCGCGAAGCAGCCACTATTGCCACCACCATGATCGGCGTGCTCGTCATCGTCGTCACGCTGAAGTTCACCGTTGAGCGTCCACGCCCCGTGAACATGCTCGTCGAACAGGGCGGCACGTCTTTCCCCTCTGGCCACTCTCTGGCAGTCGCAGCGCTCTTCACGAGCATCACCTGCATCTTCGTCGTTCACAGCCGCAAAAAACGAACCTTTACGGTGCCGCTCGTGGTGACGATTGCCGCGGTCCCCCTCATGATGTGGAGCAGAACCGTGCTCAACGTGCACTGGCTCTCAGACACGCTCTGCGGGGCATTGTTTGGCATCGCGCTCGCGCTCGTCGTGGCGCGCGCCCTGCTACGGGTTCCTGAAGAGACCGTGTTAGCGCCCGGCGAACAGCCACGACAGATTGCCTAA
- a CDS encoding glutaredoxin domain-containing protein has protein sequence MTAESTTTMFGADWCGDCRRAKLMFDRLGVPYTYIDLVKDEAAVEVAKDISGRTNIPVIVYPDQSFQVEPSNDDITAKVTELGLGTQPGGAEALS, from the coding sequence ATGACTGCAGAATCAACCACCACCATGTTCGGCGCTGACTGGTGCGGCGACTGCCGAAGGGCGAAGCTCATGTTCGACCGTCTCGGGGTGCCATACACCTACATCGACCTCGTGAAAGACGAAGCCGCGGTCGAGGTCGCAAAAGACATCTCGGGTCGCACGAACATTCCTGTCATCGTGTACCCCGATCAGTCGTTTCAGGTCGAGCCTTCAAACGACGACATCACGGCGAAGGTCACCGAACTCGGGCTCGGCACGCAGCCAGGAGGGGCCGAGGCGCTCTCGTAG
- a CDS encoding spermidine synthase: protein MTAVERRLGDGSLARIEPDPYVAGAMQLLLDGTPQSHVNPDAPSDLFFEYVRRMGHVIDAVREPGAPITALHLGGGAFTLPRYIEATRPGSQQQVIELNGDLIDFVREHLPLPRRASLRVRRGDAREKLSSLPKGLLGAVDVVVVDVFSGAQTPAHLTSTEFYRELEPFLAPQGVVLVNAADGQSQRFARAQAATLESVWQNVVALAEPQVLKGRRFGNVVLVAGLTNAFPLHRLMAAGPHPAKLLEGEDMQRYIAGAQPVTDTTAEASPPPPDSLFGSSR, encoded by the coding sequence ATGACCGCTGTTGAACGTCGCCTCGGCGACGGCAGTCTTGCCCGCATCGAACCAGATCCGTACGTTGCTGGTGCCATGCAGTTACTCCTTGACGGCACCCCGCAGTCGCACGTCAACCCAGACGCCCCGAGCGACCTCTTCTTCGAATATGTACGTCGTATGGGCCACGTCATTGACGCAGTGCGCGAGCCCGGGGCTCCCATCACCGCATTGCACCTGGGAGGCGGGGCCTTCACGCTCCCCCGGTATATCGAGGCGACGCGGCCTGGCTCACAGCAGCAGGTTATTGAGCTGAACGGCGACCTTATCGATTTCGTGCGCGAGCACCTTCCCCTGCCCCGCAGGGCAAGCCTCAGGGTGAGGCGAGGCGACGCGAGAGAGAAACTCTCGTCGTTGCCAAAGGGACTCCTCGGTGCTGTCGATGTCGTAGTGGTTGACGTCTTCAGCGGCGCCCAAACCCCCGCTCACCTGACGAGCACCGAGTTTTATCGAGAGCTCGAGCCTTTCCTCGCGCCCCAGGGTGTGGTGCTTGTCAACGCAGCCGACGGTCAATCACAGCGGTTCGCCCGCGCTCAGGCAGCAACACTCGAGAGCGTGTGGCAGAACGTTGTCGCTCTCGCCGAGCCGCAAGTGCTGAAAGGCCGCCGCTTCGGCAATGTGGTACTCGTCGCGGGACTCACCAATGCCTTCCCGCTGCACCGCCTCATGGCGGCAGGCCCGCACCCAGCGAAGCTCCTCGAGGGCGAAGACATGCAGCGCTATATCGCCGGCGCTCAACCGGTAACCGATACGACAGCTGAGGCCTCGCCGCCGCCACCTGACTCGCTGTTCGGTTCGAGCCGTTGA
- a CDS encoding SprT-like domain-containing protein yields the protein MTVDRQRAADIARELIAEHLGDGWSFAFDTAKRRAGACHYTKHSITVSRYFTEQATQEEFTQVVLHEIAHALAGADAGHGPEWAVTARALGYSGARTLETPFAREKAAWLGSCPGGHDHYRYRRPTRPLSCSLCSKRFDKRFLIEWTFVPHSARKTR from the coding sequence TTGACTGTCGACCGCCAGCGCGCAGCCGACATTGCGCGAGAACTCATCGCCGAGCACCTCGGCGACGGCTGGTCATTCGCCTTCGACACGGCAAAGCGTCGAGCCGGGGCATGCCACTACACGAAGCACTCAATCACGGTGTCACGATACTTCACCGAGCAAGCAACACAGGAAGAGTTCACCCAGGTTGTGCTGCACGAGATCGCTCATGCTCTCGCGGGGGCTGACGCCGGTCACGGACCAGAGTGGGCCGTGACCGCACGAGCACTTGGTTACTCGGGAGCACGAACCCTCGAAACCCCCTTCGCGCGCGAAAAAGCGGCATGGCTCGGCTCTTGCCCCGGCGGTCATGACCACTACCGGTACCGGCGGCCAACAAGACCCCTCTCATGCTCGCTGTGCTCGAAGCGCTTCGATAAGCGATTCCTCATCGAATGGACCTTTGTGCCACATTCTGCGCGTAAAACGCGCTGA
- a CDS encoding nucleoside hydrolase encodes MARPIIIDTDPGIDDAVAIFLAAASPEVDLLGIISVAGNVGLKHTSANAAALADLLQLEIPLGRGADGPLWRRDTKPADHVHGANGLGGYALPQSDRVAEPGLELMARLIEESEEPVTLIAIGPLTNVAGLITFYPETARKLERIVLMGGGTLEHMGNVTPAAEFNIYYDPDAAARVFDSGLPITMVGLNVTNTALVGPSHLPGLAGSDGKVADITRHLLSSYRSKVEDNGTAQHDSVAVASVIDPSLIETKLLHVDIDNTGRLTAGQTVVDHEGGSGMTPNIDVALSIDLERFRSLLDTRLTALDTRLRGAAS; translated from the coding sequence GTGGCACGACCAATCATCATCGACACCGACCCGGGCATCGACGACGCAGTCGCTATTTTCTTGGCAGCGGCAAGCCCCGAGGTAGACCTGCTCGGCATCATCTCTGTTGCAGGCAACGTTGGCCTGAAACACACCAGCGCGAATGCCGCGGCGCTCGCTGATCTGCTCCAGCTCGAGATTCCGCTCGGTAGGGGCGCAGACGGGCCACTCTGGCGGCGAGACACCAAGCCAGCTGACCACGTGCACGGAGCCAACGGACTTGGCGGCTACGCGCTACCCCAGTCAGATCGTGTCGCAGAGCCAGGGCTCGAACTCATGGCAAGGCTCATCGAAGAGAGCGAAGAGCCCGTCACGCTCATCGCAATCGGCCCGTTGACGAACGTCGCAGGACTCATCACCTTCTACCCCGAGACCGCACGCAAACTTGAACGCATCGTGCTCATGGGAGGCGGAACGCTCGAGCACATGGGCAACGTCACCCCAGCCGCCGAGTTCAACATTTACTACGACCCCGACGCCGCCGCACGCGTCTTTGACTCTGGTCTACCCATCACGATGGTCGGCCTCAATGTCACCAACACCGCGCTCGTCGGCCCTTCACACTTGCCCGGCCTCGCAGGGTCTGATGGCAAGGTCGCCGACATCACTCGTCACCTTCTTTCAAGCTACCGCAGCAAGGTTGAAGACAATGGCACGGCGCAGCACGACTCGGTCGCTGTCGCCTCGGTCATCGACCCCTCACTCATCGAGACGAAGTTGCTCCACGTCGACATTGACAACACGGGCAGGTTAACCGCGGGGCAAACCGTGGTCGATCACGAGGGCGGTTCGGGCATGACCCCCAACATCGATGTCGCCCTCTCGATTGATCTGGAGCGGTTCAGGTCGCTGCTCGACACCAGGCTCACGGCCCTCGATACACGCCTCAGAGGCGCGGCATCATGA